A single genomic interval of Helianthus annuus cultivar XRQ/B chromosome 13, HanXRQr2.0-SUNRISE, whole genome shotgun sequence harbors:
- the LOC110900131 gene encoding metalloendoproteinase 1, protein MSPFGFLKNMQGCRKGEKVKGIRDLKKYLSHFGYLNYQNNPNVTNPKEDHFDEELEAAIKSYQVYYHLNATGTLDEPTVSKMVMPRCGFPDKETHQYSDKSLHTVSHYQFFPGRPKWPKGKRHLTYAFGSRFPTRFMPPVARAFKRWATASRYFTFSRARTYRSADLKISFARRAHGDGAPFDGPGGVLAHAFAPTDGRLHYDADDRWVVGAVRNAYDIETLALHEIGHLLGLGHSQFPKAIMWPTFRAGVIKGLNSDDIRGLRALYRI, encoded by the coding sequence ATGTCGCCTTTCGGGTTTCTTAAAAACATGCAAGGGTGTCGTAAGGGTGAGAAAGTAAAAGGAATCCGTGACCTCAAAAAGTATCTTAGTCATTTTGGATACCTAAACTACCAAAACAACCCTAATGTCACAAATCCTAAAGAAGATCATTTCGATGAGGAGCTTGAGGCGGCTATTAAATCGTACCAAGTTTATTATCATCTCAATGCCACCGGGACGCTTGATGAGCCTACCGTGTCCAAGATGGTCATGCCTCGTTGTGGGTTTCCAGATAAGGAAACTCATCAATATAGTGATAAATCTTTACATACGGTCTCTCATTATCAATTCTTTCCAGGTAGACCAAAATGGCCTAAAGGAAAGAGGCATTTAACATATGCGTTTGGATCGCGTTTCCCTACCCGATTCATGCCTCCTGTAGCACGAGCTTTCAAAAGATGGGCTACTGCTTCTCGATATTTCACATTTTCAAGAGCTAGAACTTATCGAAGTGCTGACTTAAAGATTAGTTTTGCACGCCGAGCCCATGGAGATGGCGCCCCCTTTGACGGGCCAGGTGGAGTATTGGCCCATGCTTTTGCCCCTACAGATGGAAGGTTACACTACGATGCAGATGATCGTTGGGTGGTTGGAGCAGTCCGAAATGCTTATGATATTGAGACTTTGGCATTACACGAAATTGGACATCTACTTGGGCTTGGTCATAGCCAATTCCCAAAAGCGATAATGTGGCCTACGTTTAGGGCAGGGGTAATAAAAGGATTGAATTCAGACGACATCCGAGGGCTTAGGGCTCTATATCGCATCTAG